In Festucalex cinctus isolate MCC-2025b chromosome 1, RoL_Fcin_1.0, whole genome shotgun sequence, the sequence tctctggtctcctgaccatttgaacctcacgactctggcaagattctgaagtacctggttaaggcgaaaggtaatgggatatttacaaggttttaggtgaattaatgagtataaatttatacgtatttgcacgcacacgcacgcgcacgcacgtacgcaaacgcacacacgcaaacgcacacacacaaaaaaagaaaaaaaaaagagcaatgatgataagacgttgaatcggtaagactaccgaatgaacaattctgagctcttttaactctttgaccgccataaacgtttaaagacgttcagtataatcctaggattggccgccatagacgttaattgacgtctactatgtttttttatggaaacgggtggaggaaagccttgggcagctgtgctccaagtatcaagccgatcgggttactatatgagtattcctggccactagatggctgtgatgagtcttttggacaagatcgggtaggagacaacagtagaagaagagaggctgagctagagtgttgagggggagagaatggctaaggctacagatggcaatccgctcacgcttgatccttattttcaaagctcaaaagcatcgaccagtgctcaagagcacagtgatgacggggttaagtcatagttgaagcggtgacgcggccgtttcgaccacgtcctaaggccccaccggctagcgatgctaataacgtcctaaggccccaccggctagccaTGCTAACatcggagaaaagtggtgcacaaccgagcacgtctgcacagatgacgtttcatcggacgatgacgactactatgggtccgatgcaagacagtcttggacagtcttccaaagaacgtgaaggtaagcgctaacatgctaagagattgctagtaagattactttcctaactttctcgggcgatctgctagcagcgtgtgtaaatgtgctgatatacactaaaacatctattacctatacaaacgtgaatgtatattttatagatcgtgctcacagcaacgtccgaccgctggttctacgacaaagaaaggtaaaaaaaaaaaaagttttcaatacaccgcaacaataaaaggaaagtctttcgatagtattgtaattgtatatgtttctttcagctcctacccaaagtgacccttctcacattgagcagaacaaaggtaaaaagaaaaaaaaaaaagattctccacagcactaataaaatatttgatggtaaacgtcttctataatttacagaatgtgcatcaaccaatacatccaagaaaaaaaggtaaacatgcacacacacacacacacattgtatcacagtgctctaaaataatatatgatattgaaatgtatatttgcagatcccaaagattctggctggtttgaagttgatgaattcggctggcagccaaccatcttcccctttgctgcaaaaccaggaccaagggatgctgcagcagagctgaattcccacctgccagctgacatcctggagctcttcatcacggatgaacttctccagcacatcgttcatcataccaacctctacgcaaatcagtccatgcagaagcagactgacaaaaactgtgatGCAAATCCTGCTGCATCCCCCTAGCACGCACGGGATTACTCCACAATAtatcacacaaaaagaaaaattgtgtcgctgaaacatccacacaattgtaaatagtaacacgtacacacacaccacacatgcgcagttgcgcacgtgtaaatagtttgcaaagagttttccaaattgtttgttcggattgctacttttgcatgtaaataaactgttattttgcaatcaaaaaacattttttattgttggggtagtgttttatagaagtttaggtgtttgtagaatccctcatgcaaaaaaaaaagtgccaaattcactagagtgcatgaaataacatcgtttcacaaaaagcttgatttcaccatattttggaagaaaatagaggatttgggtgaaactaagctgttttctattgttgattactgaagatctgaataaggtagaaacaaactttttttttagatgaaagatgagacttcaatctttcatttggtagtatccgcgtttccatagtcctaacacaacattttctgtggagcttgaaagatcggtaaaattctgtaaatttttattgttgcggtgtattgaaaacttttttttttttacctttctttgtcgtagaaccagcggtcggacgttgctgtgagcacgatctataaaatatacattcacgtttgtataggtaatagatgttctagtgtatatcagcacatttacacacgctgctagcagatcgcccgagaaagttaggaaagtaatcttactagcaatctcttagcatgttagcgcttaccttcacgttctttggaagactgtccaagactgtcttgcatcggacccatagtagtcgtcatcgtccgatgaaacgtcatctgtgcagacgtgctcggttgtgcaccacttttctccgatGTTAGCAtggctagccggtggggccttaggacgttattagcatcgctagccggtggggccttaggacgtggtcgaaacggccgcgtcaccgcttcacaTTCACTTTTCCGAAAATgactggcagtcaaagagttaaaaaaaataaaaaataaaataaaaagccaaaACAAGATAAAAATTGACTACCGTATCCTTGTAACTCATAAATTATGTAGCACACCTCTCATGACATGTCGGGCAAATATGGGaacgttttggctttgactgGCCGCGTGAAAGGGGCTAACTAATGTGTCGGTGTCGTGATCCAGGTTTCAACAGGCGACCATCACGCCAATTGAGAAATATGCAACAATTACAGACGTGTCACTTTGGATTTTCATCAACAAGCGCTGGCGTGATCTGAAGGGAACCTTAATGAGTCTTCATTTGAGAGCTAATCAGCTGCAAATGCACGGTGCACCCCACATCCCCACGACACTGTCAGTGCTGGGAagtataaatttttttaaaaaaaggatagaTATGTAGTTGCTGTACTTCAGGCGATTTCCAAAGTTTCtgcgtaatttttttttctctcataagTTTTGATGTTTACTCCCTGCATTTGAAAACAGatgcagtggtgccttgagatgcaAGTTTAATTCCTTCCGTGGCAATTTTCTGTGGTGTTTATTGCCTAGGCAAGCCATTTTAAAGGTACATTAATGCCAACCAATTGATATTGTCCTTTACTGCAAGGAAACCAATGTGAACTGATAGGGACCCGCATATTGGGAACTTTGCTGATGCCATTTATCTGAACTATTGCTCACATCTCATGTGGCCATATCAATGGCCATATCCCCAAAAACTCTTAAGTCAAAGTAGGGCCtgaccgatatgcattttttgaggccgatgTCAATAccaatttttggcagaaaaaaaataccgattactgattaatctgccaattatttaaaaatatgtatataatgcataaaattaaccccttccccaattccttttcaGTGGGTGCCACTTGCGCACAAACTTCCAGCTATTAAGATTCTCTCCTTTGAATGACAAGCccgtataaaaaaaattcatgaggTATACAATgttattgtatagatttatgcgtcaataataaaaccattcttacttgtttacaactgctgCATATCattaactttttcttttatatatttttatcttgtgttattttcacaagtcttgggactcACCTGGGACCTCGGGAATTGTATTCCGTGCCATGTCAtgtgaaaaaaatgcattaagacaaaaaaaaaaaaaaaagtccttggaTGGtggcatccttgaattttgagaaaagaaagtcTTTGAATCCCTGAAATAACTTTATAACataatataacttgaaaggacaaagacaaaataaaaaacaataaagaaagtgaaatatgaataaaatacagtaaattaaaatatagcaactgaaaacaaaacaaaacgtaaaaacaaatactaactgttcctgtgcgttttggcctcttgggggcacagtttggtgccgtgcatccatggcgtacacacttaaagggagtacagaagaaagttgcaagttaattcttttaaaataactcgtttttcacacattgggaagaatttgtgcctttgcgtatgTGTTCCTACAAGATTTGTGCGTGgatattcattatttgaaggaaaaacactcccaatgCTAATTtcttgttagcatttgctaacttcctgctagcactaggctagcgatgttttaaaaacgaagcattctttgtatttaaatatacagtagatGTAATTTTGgacattgtgtatttagttttacagttaactccaactgtggCATCATTACACAGCTTAAAGGATgattagggacaacaga encodes:
- the LOC144024703 gene encoding uncharacterized protein LOC144024703; translated protein: MLTSEKSGAQPSTSAQMTFHRTMTTTMGPMQDSLGQSSKEREDRAHSNVRPLVLRQRKLLPKVTLLTLSRTKNVHQPIHPRKKDPKDSGWFEVDEFGWQPTIFPFAAKPGPRDAAAELNSHLPADILELFITDELLQHIVHHTNLYANQSMQKQTDKNCDANPAASP